Proteins from one Panicum virgatum strain AP13 chromosome 7K, P.virgatum_v5, whole genome shotgun sequence genomic window:
- the LOC120642888 gene encoding zinc finger protein ZAT7-like, protein MATTTARPTPLATNLLRLFLTLSPASRVIPKQQGQGGGCRATRLDGAGEFRCRTCGRAFATFQALGGHRTSHKRPRVRVDGLDLLLGARPGKGAAASDVHRCDTCGVVFSTGQALGGHMRRHRSPPATIKFVALSDDGEDDDASHLSTATSFIKFI, encoded by the coding sequence atggccaccaccaccgcacgACCAACGCCGCTGGCGACCAACTTACTGCGGCTGTTCCTGACGCTATCTCCGGCGAGCAGGGTGATCCCCAAGCAGCAAGGGCAGGGCGGTGGCTGCAGGGCAACGCGGCTGGACGGCGCCGGCGAGTTCCGGTGCCGCACCTGCGGCCGCGCGTTCGCCACGTTCCAGGCGTTGGGAGGCCACCGCACCAGCCACAAGCGCCCGCGGGTGCGCGTCGACGGCCTCGACCTTCTGCTCGGCGCGAGGCCCGgcaagggcgccgccgccagcgacgTCCACCGGTGCGACACGTGCGGCGTCGTGTTCTCCACCGGACAGGCGCTCGGCGGCCACATGCGACGCCacaggtcgccgccggcgaccatcaAGTTCGTCGCCTTGTCTGATGATGGAGAGGATGACGATGCGAGCCACTTGTCGACCGCCACGTCGTTCATCAAGTTCATATGA